One part of the Dermacentor andersoni chromosome 2, qqDerAnde1_hic_scaffold, whole genome shotgun sequence genome encodes these proteins:
- the LOC140216156 gene encoding uncharacterized protein: MSDAKRRHEEDHDEGPAADVVDASDQNYSRQFNETVAEFAAINRGVDELSGADAGEPGTSRRGAAKDIQSPPVWALQLQDIPKRRRIVHDVFPARNDGEAENICGEIIRRFELGATQYAVATVATHTRDTSLPHVHVIHDCSWSNGSCRCVAFAGFVRRPNRSSVWSTNATAWDFFHLIKYLYSDPRVLEYFKVGGSDWGRDCRTQVVGQLENSGHESSRVLEILHPQFACAASCHVESGSSPSHSDDYSLRTREGGQTKSRKRAKRQAEESIYDWLRENPVSPLTNIVRTPKWLADPTFRFIRLDDKHLQRPIQVFNDEMCSYTTLDFIELYQHTQPLFDAPHGDLDAHYMSVQDSFDAVLELLNFQFDDNQLELSDFVNNLYMLVEKLVPKKNCMEVVSPPSAGKNFFFDAVLSFYINRGTIRNFNRFSNFPLQGTVGRRILVWNEPNCESSAFDTVKEIFGGDVDSVAVKYSPDQTISRMPVIVLSNNEVFPADDAFNHRMFRYKWKACPLLKRHAKKVHPMSLVLLYDKFVLDADYMIARQEINLSS, translated from the exons ATGTCTGATGCAAAGAGGAGACATGAGGAGGACCACGACGAG GGACCAGCTGCAGACGTTGTTGATGCAAGCGACCAAAATTATTCCCGCCAGTTTAATGAGACCGTGGCGGAGTTTGCGGCAATTAATCGAGGCGTGGACGAGCTTTCAGGAGCAGATGCTGGGGAACCAGGAACATCACGACGAGGAGCTGCAAAAGATATACAATCCCCTCCGGTGTGGGCACTGCAGCTACAAGACATTCCTAAACGCCGAAGAATTGTGCATGACGTCTTTCCCGCCCGAAACGATGGAGAAGCTGAGAACATTTGTGGTGAGATTATTAGACGGTTCGAACTTGGAGCAACCCAATATGCAGTCGCCACCGTCGCTACTCACACACGAGACACTAGCCTCCCCCACGTGCATGTCATCCACGACTGCTCCTGGAGCAATGGCAGCTGCAGATGTGTGGCATTCGCTGGCTTTGTGCGAAGACCAAACCGCTCGTCTGTTTGGTCTACAAACGCCACAGCCTGGGACTTCTTCCATCTCATCAAGTATCTGTATAGCGACCCCAGAGTTTTGGAATACTTTAAGGTGGGAGGAAGCGACTGGGGTCGTGACTGTAGAACTCAAGTTGTGGGACAACTCGAAAATTCAGGACACGAGTCCTCAAGAGTTTTGGAAATACTGCACCCGCAATTTGCGTGTGCAGCTTCATGCCACGTCGAGTCCGGAAGTTCACCAAGCCATTCAGACGATTATTCGTTACGCACACGAGAGGGTGGGCAAACAAAGTCCCGAAAACGTGCAAAGAGACAAGCGGAGGAATCCATCTATGACTGGCTCAGGGAAAACCCCGTATCGCCGCTAACGAATATTGTGCGAACTCCCAAGTGGCTTGCAGACCCCACCTTTCGGTTTATCCGACTGGACGACAAGCACTTGCAGAGGCCCATTCAAGTTTTTAACGACGAGATGTGCAGTTACACTACCCTCGACTTTATCGAGCTGTACCAACACACACAGCCCCTGTTTGACGCTCCACACGGCGACTTGGATGCTCACTATATGAGTGTGCAAGACTCGTTTGATGCTGTCTTGGAACTGCTAAACTTTCAGTTTGACGACAACCAGCTCGAACTGTCTGACTTTGTAAACAACCTCTATATGCTTGTCGAGAAGCTGGTGCCCAAGAAGAATTGTATGGAAGTGGTGTCTCCCCCGAGTGCTggcaagaactttttttttgacgctgtgctttctttttatataaacAGGGGCACTATACGCAACTTTAACCGCTTTTCAAACTTTCCGCTACAAGGCACTGTAGGCCGCCGCATACTGGTGTGGAACGAGCCAAACTGTGAGTCTTCTGCATTTGACACGGTCAAGGAAATCTTTGGCGGCGACGTGGACTCTGTGGCAGTCAAGTACTCACCCGACCAGACCATCTCGAGAATGCCTGTCATTGTCCTCTCTAACAATGAAGTCTTTCCTGCTGACGATGCCTTTAACCACCGCATGTTTCGCTACAAGTGGAAGGCCTGCCCATTGCTCAAGCGTCATGCAAAGAAGGTGCACCCCATGTCCCTGGTGCTGTTGTATGACAAGTTTGTACTCGATGCTGATTATATGATTGCCCGTCAAGAAATAAACCTTTCATCCTGA